One Streptosporangium sp. NBC_01495 DNA window includes the following coding sequences:
- a CDS encoding citrate synthase has translation MSGPSRPVVYGLNDIILCHTQISHVDGHLGRYRYRDHDAIDLADACTLEEVWCLLLDGHLPTAAQRDDFLREVEALREIPGAVTELLPGLARLGERTDGIAWLQSAVSLLARALDWAPVLDLDRAVLRRQVLHATVSAPILLAALHRLRNGLRPVAPDPALGHAGNALYMMTGEPPSEEHARALEQYLIIAAEHGMAASTFAARVILSTGADLGSALSGALGALSGPLHGGAPILALEMLDEIGAPDRVEPWLRERLSRDERIMGFGHRIYRTVDPRANTLREVAARLGCERLDLTQRVEKHAAVILDEVKPGRSLRANVELYAALVMEAVGLPRSMFSATFAMARLVGWGAHLLEQHAGNRLIRPVTAFAGGPTRPVPSLSQRGRLHG, from the coding sequence TTGAGCGGTCCCAGCCGTCCCGTGGTGTACGGACTCAACGACATAATCCTGTGTCACACGCAGATCTCACACGTGGACGGTCACCTGGGCCGATATCGCTACCGTGACCACGACGCCATCGACCTGGCCGACGCATGCACCCTGGAAGAGGTCTGGTGCCTGCTGCTGGACGGGCACCTGCCCACGGCCGCGCAGCGGGATGACTTCCTGCGGGAGGTCGAGGCCCTGCGCGAGATCCCGGGGGCGGTCACCGAGCTGCTTCCCGGCCTGGCGCGCCTGGGAGAGAGGACCGACGGCATCGCCTGGCTGCAGTCGGCCGTCTCCCTGCTGGCCAGGGCTCTCGACTGGGCACCGGTCCTCGATCTGGACCGCGCCGTCCTGCGCCGCCAGGTGCTCCACGCCACGGTGTCCGCGCCGATCCTGCTGGCGGCCCTGCACCGGCTGCGGAACGGCCTGCGGCCGGTGGCCCCCGACCCGGCCCTGGGCCACGCGGGCAACGCCCTCTACATGATGACCGGCGAGCCTCCCTCCGAGGAGCACGCCCGCGCCCTGGAGCAGTATCTGATCATCGCCGCGGAACACGGCATGGCCGCCTCCACCTTCGCCGCGCGGGTCATCCTCTCCACCGGCGCCGACCTCGGATCGGCGCTGTCGGGTGCCCTCGGCGCACTGAGCGGGCCGTTGCACGGCGGAGCCCCGATCCTCGCCCTGGAGATGCTGGACGAGATCGGCGCCCCGGACCGCGTGGAGCCCTGGCTGCGCGAACGTCTGTCCAGGGACGAGCGGATCATGGGTTTCGGCCACCGCATCTACCGGACCGTCGATCCGCGGGCCAACACCCTGCGCGAGGTCGCCGCACGCCTGGGGTGCGAGCGCCTCGACCTCACCCAGCGGGTGGAGAAGCACGCGGCCGTCATCCTCGACGAGGTCAAACCCGGCCGGTCGCTGCGCGCCAACGTGGAGCTGTACGCGGCCCTCGTCATGGAGGCGGTCGGGCTGCCCAGGTCCATGTTCTCGGCCACCTTCGCCATGGCCAGGCTGGTCGGCTGGGGTGCCCACCTGCTCGAACAGCACGCGGGAAACCGATTGATCCGGCCGGTCACCGCCTTCGCCGGTGGGCCCACCCGGCCCGTCCCTTCCCTTTCACAGAGAGGTCGCCTCCATGGCTGA
- a CDS encoding AfsR/SARP family transcriptional regulator has translation MQASEAGRPVNLGVRKQRFVLALLALEVNKQVTIERLVELTWPQDPPVTARGMIHTYISGLRAAMAGVGGKPAGVRVDRGAAGYTLCCDPERVDVHRFRALLAGARNSDDERRVELLSRALALWRGPALAGAASEEVRENVCRGLDEARLTAVEDLVEARLRLGRHESLLEELLALAAEHPRRPRLTGGLMQALHRAGRTAEALEIYEHARQRLGEELGLDPPAELRELHLTIVRNDPLPDRHQAPAGEAPPVPRQLPADLPTFTGRAAELGRLLGMAGDETRSSATVVIGAIDGTAGIGKTALAVHAAHHLADRFPDGQLFVDLHGFTYGMAPTTPTDALNGLLRALGVPGERIPHQLDDRASLLRTTLAGRRMLILLDNAATETQVLPLLPGSPGCLVLITSRRRLIGLDDAHRIRLDVLPSHDAIAMFSRFAGADHPPGRVAEVVELCGRLPLALRIATARLRARPAWTLAHLIDRLRDERRRLAELEVGQRSVTAAVDLSYHQMTSAQQRLFRLLGLRLGAGSAARAATGSTAGPGAGFAAGPEAGLDASAAGSAAGPVADPGAGLGVSAAGSAVDPEVGLDAYAAAALADSTLQHADRLLGDLLEANLLSEPAPGRYRFHDLLRVYAAAKADAEEPAGERQAALVRLLDHYVHTASEATKVLHPLEAPRRPHVRSSPTPAPAFGTQREAARWMGAELANLLAAADHAATHDLPAHALHLSTSLHRHLRAHTRYAGALHGLALRAARQAEDGYGRAEALVSLGHAHLWADRHGQAEICLRQALGIARAIGYSAGELNALTGLGHVHLRTGRREQADDCFRHALAIAEEIGDPDVSP, from the coding sequence GTGCAGGCGAGCGAAGCGGGCCGTCCGGTGAATTTGGGAGTGCGCAAGCAACGGTTCGTGCTGGCACTTCTCGCACTGGAAGTGAACAAACAGGTGACCATCGAGCGGCTGGTCGAATTGACGTGGCCGCAGGACCCGCCGGTGACCGCGCGGGGGATGATCCACACGTACATCAGCGGGTTGCGGGCCGCCATGGCGGGTGTCGGTGGGAAGCCGGCCGGGGTCCGGGTCGACAGGGGAGCGGCCGGCTACACCCTGTGCTGCGACCCCGAGCGCGTCGACGTCCACCGGTTCCGCGCCCTGCTCGCCGGCGCCAGGAACAGCGACGACGAGCGGCGGGTGGAGCTGCTGAGCCGGGCGCTGGCGCTGTGGCGCGGACCCGCGCTGGCCGGGGCCGCCTCCGAGGAGGTCAGGGAGAACGTCTGCCGGGGTCTGGACGAGGCACGGCTCACCGCGGTCGAGGACCTCGTCGAGGCCAGGCTGCGTCTCGGCCGGCACGAGAGCCTGCTTGAGGAGCTGCTGGCGCTGGCCGCCGAGCACCCGCGCCGCCCGCGCCTGACCGGTGGGCTCATGCAGGCGCTGCACCGCGCCGGACGCACCGCCGAGGCGCTGGAGATCTACGAGCACGCCCGGCAGAGGCTGGGCGAGGAACTCGGCCTGGATCCTCCGGCCGAGCTGCGGGAACTCCACCTGACCATCGTGCGCAACGATCCCCTTCCCGACCGGCACCAGGCTCCGGCGGGCGAGGCGCCACCGGTTCCGAGGCAGTTGCCCGCCGACCTGCCCACGTTCACCGGCCGCGCCGCGGAGCTGGGCCGCCTGCTCGGCATGGCCGGCGACGAGACGAGGTCATCGGCGACCGTGGTGATCGGCGCGATCGACGGGACGGCCGGCATCGGCAAGACCGCGCTGGCGGTGCACGCCGCACACCACCTGGCCGACCGGTTCCCCGACGGGCAGCTCTTCGTCGACCTGCACGGTTTCACGTACGGCATGGCGCCGACCACGCCGACCGACGCGCTGAACGGGCTGCTGCGCGCCCTGGGTGTTCCCGGCGAGAGGATCCCTCACCAGCTGGACGACCGCGCCTCCCTGCTGCGGACCACCCTGGCCGGGCGGCGCATGCTGATCCTGCTCGACAACGCCGCCACCGAGACCCAGGTCCTGCCGCTGCTGCCGGGCAGCCCCGGCTGCCTGGTCCTGATCACCAGCCGGCGCCGGTTGATCGGCCTGGACGACGCGCACAGGATCCGGCTGGACGTGCTGCCGTCCCATGACGCGATCGCGATGTTCTCCCGGTTCGCCGGGGCGGACCACCCTCCGGGACGGGTCGCCGAGGTGGTCGAGCTGTGCGGGAGGCTGCCGCTGGCGCTGCGCATCGCCACCGCCCGCCTGCGGGCTCGGCCCGCCTGGACCCTGGCGCACCTGATCGACCGGTTGCGCGACGAGCGCCGCCGGCTGGCCGAGCTCGAGGTCGGGCAGCGCAGCGTGACGGCGGCCGTCGACCTGTCCTACCACCAGATGACGTCCGCCCAGCAGCGCCTGTTCCGGCTGCTCGGCCTGCGCCTCGGGGCGGGTTCCGCCGCCCGTGCCGCGACGGGTTCCACCGCCGGTCCCGGGGCGGGTTTCGCGGCCGGTCCAGAGGCGGGCCTGGACGCCTCTGCGGCGGGTTCCGCCGCGGGACCGGTGGCCGATCCGGGAGCGGGCCTGGGCGTCTCCGCGGCGGGTTCCGCCGTCGATCCCGAGGTGGGCCTGGATGCCTACGCCGCGGCGGCGCTGGCGGATTCCACCCTCCAGCACGCCGACCGGCTGCTCGGCGACCTCCTGGAGGCCAACCTGCTCTCCGAACCGGCCCCGGGACGCTACCGGTTCCACGACCTGCTCCGCGTCTACGCGGCGGCCAAAGCCGATGCCGAGGAGCCCGCGGGCGAGCGGCAGGCCGCCCTGGTCCGCCTGCTCGACCACTACGTCCACACCGCCTCGGAGGCGACGAAGGTCCTGCATCCCCTTGAGGCGCCGCGACGGCCTCACGTCCGGTCGTCGCCCACCCCCGCCCCGGCCTTCGGGACGCAGAGGGAGGCGGCGCGGTGGATGGGGGCCGAACTGGCCAACCTGCTCGCCGCGGCCGACCACGCGGCCACCCACGATCTGCCCGCCCACGCCCTGCACCTGTCCACGAGCCTCCACCGTCACCTGCGGGCCCACACCCGCTACGCCGGCGCGCTCCACGGCCTGGCCCTGCGTGCCGCCCGCCAGGCCGAGGACGGGTACGGCCGGGCCGAGGCGCTGGTCAGCCTGGGGCACGCCCACCTGTGGGCCGACCGCCACGGGCAGGCGGAGATCTGCCTCCGGCAGGCCCTGGGCATCGCCCGCGCGATCGGCTACAGCGCCGGCGAGCTCAACGCGCTGACCGGCCTGGGCCACGTCCATCTGCGGACCGGTCGCCGGGAGCAGGCCGACGACTGCTTCCGGCACGCCCTGGCCATCGCCGAGGAGATCGGCGATCCGGACGTCTCACCGTGA
- a CDS encoding MFS transporter: protein MSTPLRLGLRANLSQFTLLVAVNALVGGMLGQERTVLPLLAERTFHLAAYSGVLTFILAFGVVKAVTNLFAGTLSDRYGRKPVLVAGWLVALPVPAMLAWGPSWGWIVAANVLLGVNQGLTWSTTIIMKIDLTGPERRGLAMGLNEAAGYVAVAATALATGYLAGAYGLRPVPFLLGAAYAALGLGLSVLAVRETRDHARLEAAGHERSDLTVRQIFRHTTLTDRALSAASQAGMVNNLNDAVAWGVFPLIFAARGLSVAEIGVLAALYPAVWGFGQMLTGWWSDRVGRKHLITAGMLVQAVAIAAVALGSTFPVWAAAQVLLGVGTALVYPTLLTVIGDVAHPSWRARSIGVYRLWRDGGFAVGALLAGVVADLWGLTSVAWTVTALTAASGLLVAARMYETLPGKAAARP from the coding sequence ATGAGCACCCCCCTACGGCTCGGGCTGCGCGCCAACCTCTCCCAGTTCACCCTGCTGGTCGCGGTCAACGCACTGGTCGGCGGCATGCTCGGCCAGGAGCGCACCGTGCTGCCCCTGCTGGCCGAGCGGACCTTCCACCTGGCCGCCTACAGCGGCGTGCTCACCTTCATCCTCGCCTTCGGCGTGGTGAAGGCGGTCACCAACCTCTTCGCGGGGACGCTTTCCGACCGCTACGGCCGCAAGCCCGTCCTGGTCGCCGGATGGCTCGTCGCGCTTCCCGTGCCCGCGATGCTGGCCTGGGGCCCCTCCTGGGGCTGGATCGTGGCGGCCAACGTACTGCTCGGCGTCAACCAGGGACTGACCTGGTCCACGACCATCATCATGAAGATCGACCTGACCGGCCCCGAGCGGCGGGGCCTGGCCATGGGACTCAACGAGGCCGCCGGTTACGTCGCGGTCGCGGCGACCGCCCTGGCCACCGGGTATCTCGCGGGCGCCTACGGGCTGCGCCCGGTGCCGTTCCTGCTCGGTGCCGCCTACGCCGCCCTCGGCCTCGGCCTGTCGGTGCTGGCCGTACGGGAGACCCGTGACCACGCCCGCCTTGAGGCGGCCGGACACGAGCGGTCCGACCTGACCGTCCGGCAGATCTTCCGGCATACCACCCTCACCGACCGCGCCCTGTCGGCGGCCAGCCAGGCGGGCATGGTCAACAACCTCAACGACGCCGTCGCCTGGGGCGTCTTTCCGCTGATCTTCGCCGCCCGGGGCCTGTCCGTCGCCGAGATCGGCGTGCTGGCCGCCCTGTATCCGGCCGTCTGGGGGTTCGGCCAGATGCTCACCGGCTGGTGGTCCGACCGGGTCGGCCGCAAACACCTGATCACCGCGGGCATGCTGGTCCAGGCCGTGGCCATCGCCGCGGTGGCCTTGGGCTCCACCTTCCCGGTATGGGCCGCCGCCCAGGTGCTCCTCGGGGTGGGCACCGCGCTGGTCTACCCGACGCTTCTCACCGTCATCGGTGACGTCGCCCACCCGTCGTGGAGGGCCCGATCCATCGGCGTCTACCGGCTGTGGCGTGACGGCGGCTTCGCCGTCGGCGCGCTGCTGGCCGGGGTGGTCGCCGACCTGTGGGGCCTGACCTCCGTCGCCTGGACCGTCACCGCGCTCACCGCCGCCTCCGGCCTGCTGGTCGCGGCCCGCATGTACGAGACCCTTCCGGGGAAGGCGGCGGCCCGGCCGTGA
- a CDS encoding FadR/GntR family transcriptional regulator has product MAVTDAAIDKIKQMILSGELAPGSRLPKEADLADRLGLSRNSLREAVRALALINVLDVRQGDGTYVTSLEPRLLLDAMSFVVDFHQDDTVLQFFQVRRILEPAATAMAATYMSESEVTELRKILDELPPDPSVEQLVANDLEFHQRIAAGSGNAVLCSLIDSLSGPTTRARIWRGLTQENALEKTREQHTAICDAIGARQPEVARAWATVHIAGVEEWLRSALA; this is encoded by the coding sequence GTGGCGGTCACCGACGCCGCTATCGACAAGATCAAGCAGATGATCCTGTCTGGCGAGCTCGCCCCGGGCAGCAGGCTGCCCAAGGAGGCCGACCTGGCCGATCGGCTCGGCCTGTCGCGCAACTCCCTGCGCGAGGCCGTCAGAGCCCTGGCCCTGATCAACGTGCTGGACGTGCGCCAGGGCGACGGCACGTACGTGACCAGCCTGGAGCCGAGGCTCCTGCTCGACGCGATGTCGTTCGTGGTCGACTTCCACCAGGACGACACCGTGCTGCAGTTCTTCCAGGTCCGGCGGATCCTGGAGCCCGCGGCGACCGCGATGGCGGCGACGTACATGTCCGAGTCCGAGGTCACCGAGCTGCGCAAGATCCTCGACGAGCTGCCTCCCGATCCGAGCGTCGAGCAGCTGGTGGCCAACGACCTGGAGTTCCACCAGCGCATCGCGGCGGGTTCGGGCAACGCGGTGCTGTGCTCCCTCATCGACAGCCTCTCGGGACCCACCACCAGGGCCAGGATCTGGCGGGGCCTCACCCAGGAGAACGCCCTGGAGAAGACCCGCGAGCAGCACACCGCGATCTGCGACGCCATCGGCGCCCGGCAGCCGGAGGTGGCGCGGGCCTGGGCCACGGTCCACATCGCCGGCGTCGAGGAGTGGCTCCGCAGCGCCCTCGCCTGA
- a CDS encoding MBL fold metallo-hydrolase yields MKSRRRPYSEQRPFDTGGGVWSVPVPIPGNPLGYTLVYAIESPAGPVLVDAGWNAPEAWLALRDGLGAVGMDVRDVRGVVVTHFHPDHAGLAGQVREESGAWIAMHEADAALIGFMRDFQGDAHRDFQADMLRRAGAGAVEVEEVTGNRPQPPAVPDRVLTDGDLIDLPGRTLRTIWTPGHTPGHVCLHLEDADRIFTGDHVLPAITPHIGIYPFDRADVDPLSDFLESLEKVKGLGHLEALPAHEWIFQDTAARATEIHVHHEEKLRRLADLLAEAGEPLTIWEVAGRMTWNRPWKDFPAVLRGMAAGEAAAHLRTLEVRGIIRRVMGVDPVRFAIHS; encoded by the coding sequence TTGAAATCCCGTCGCAGGCCGTACAGCGAGCAGCGCCCGTTCGACACCGGCGGCGGGGTGTGGAGCGTGCCCGTCCCGATCCCCGGCAACCCGCTCGGCTACACGCTGGTCTACGCGATCGAGTCCCCCGCCGGTCCCGTGCTGGTCGACGCGGGCTGGAACGCCCCCGAGGCGTGGCTGGCGCTGCGCGACGGGCTGGGGGCGGTCGGCATGGACGTCCGCGACGTGCGCGGGGTGGTCGTGACCCACTTCCATCCCGACCACGCCGGGCTGGCCGGTCAGGTCAGGGAGGAGTCCGGCGCCTGGATCGCCATGCACGAGGCCGACGCCGCGCTGATCGGCTTCATGCGGGACTTCCAGGGCGACGCGCACCGTGACTTCCAGGCCGACATGCTGCGCCGGGCGGGAGCGGGCGCCGTCGAGGTGGAGGAGGTGACGGGGAACCGGCCGCAGCCGCCCGCGGTACCCGACCGTGTGCTCACCGACGGCGACCTCATCGACCTGCCGGGGCGCACGCTCCGGACGATCTGGACGCCCGGCCACACGCCCGGCCACGTCTGCCTGCACCTGGAGGACGCCGACCGGATCTTCACCGGGGACCACGTGCTGCCGGCCATCACGCCGCACATCGGGATCTACCCGTTCGACCGTGCGGACGTGGATCCGCTCAGCGACTTCCTGGAGTCGCTGGAGAAGGTGAAGGGGCTGGGACACCTTGAAGCCCTACCCGCCCATGAATGGATATTTCAGGACACGGCGGCTCGGGCGACGGAGATCCACGTCCACCACGAGGAGAAGCTCCGACGGCTGGCCGACCTGCTCGCCGAGGCGGGGGAACCGCTGACCATCTGGGAGGTCGCCGGGCGCATGACCTGGAACCGCCCCTGGAAGGACTTCCCCGCCGTGCTGCGCGGGATGGCCGCGGGGGAGGCCGCGGCCCACCTGCGCACGCTGGAGGTTCGCGGAATCATCCGCCGTGTGATGGGAGTGGATCCGGTCCGATTCGCCATACACTCATAG
- a CDS encoding steroid 3-ketoacyl-CoA thiolase produces MGAVIVEAVRTPIGRRNGWLAGLKPQAVLAAALNGLIGRAGIDPAAVEQVFAGCVTQAGEQGGHVGRHAWLYAGLPYQTGVTTVDAQCGSSQQAVHLVAALIQAGVIDVGVACGVEVMSRAPLGSNVLPANPRPDDWAIDLPDQFTAAERIARRRGLTRERLDRFGARSQRLAAKAWAEGRFDREVVAVTAPVLGPDGEPTGETRVVDRDQGLRETTVEGLAGLRPVMGENGMHTAGTSSQISDGAAAVLLMSEEAAARHGLRPRARVLAQALVGSEPYYHLDGPVDATARVLSVTGMGAADIDRFEVNEAFASVVLSWSSAHKPDMERVNVNGGAIALGHPVGATGSRLITTALHELERSDSSTALVAMCAGGALATATILERL; encoded by the coding sequence ATGGGTGCGGTGATCGTCGAGGCAGTGCGAACCCCGATCGGCAGGCGCAACGGATGGCTCGCCGGGCTGAAACCGCAGGCGGTCCTCGCCGCGGCGCTCAACGGCCTGATCGGCAGGGCGGGCATCGATCCCGCCGCGGTGGAACAGGTTTTCGCCGGGTGCGTCACCCAGGCCGGAGAGCAGGGCGGCCACGTCGGGCGGCACGCCTGGCTCTACGCCGGGCTGCCGTACCAGACGGGCGTGACCACGGTCGACGCGCAGTGCGGCTCCTCGCAGCAGGCAGTGCACCTGGTCGCGGCGCTCATCCAGGCCGGGGTCATCGACGTCGGCGTGGCCTGCGGCGTCGAGGTGATGAGCCGGGCGCCGCTCGGTTCCAACGTGCTGCCCGCCAACCCCCGGCCCGACGACTGGGCCATCGACCTGCCCGACCAGTTCACCGCCGCCGAGCGGATCGCGCGGCGGCGCGGGCTGACCCGCGAGCGGCTCGACCGGTTCGGCGCCAGGTCCCAGCGCCTCGCCGCGAAGGCGTGGGCCGAGGGCCGCTTCGACCGGGAGGTGGTCGCGGTGACCGCGCCGGTCCTCGGCCCGGACGGGGAGCCCACCGGCGAGACCCGCGTGGTCGACAGGGACCAGGGGCTGCGCGAGACCACCGTCGAGGGGCTGGCCGGACTCAGGCCCGTCATGGGCGAGAACGGCATGCACACGGCGGGCACCTCCTCGCAGATCTCCGACGGCGCCGCGGCGGTGCTGCTCATGAGCGAGGAGGCCGCCGCCCGGCACGGCCTGCGGCCCCGGGCCCGCGTCCTCGCCCAGGCGCTCGTCGGCTCCGAGCCGTACTACCACCTGGACGGGCCGGTGGACGCGACCGCCAGAGTTCTGTCCGTGACCGGGATGGGCGCGGCTGACATCGATAGGTTCGAGGTGAACGAGGCCTTCGCCTCGGTTGTCTTATCCTGGTCATCGGCGCACAAGCCAGACATGGAACGGGTCAACGTCAACGGCGGCGCCATAGCGCTCGGCCATCCGGTCGGAGCGACCGGTTCCCGACTGATCACCACCGCCCTGCACGAGCTTGAGCGGTCCGACTCCTCGACCGCGCTGGTGGCGATGTGCGCGGGCGGGGCGCTCGCGACCGCGACCATCCTGGAGCGCCTCTGA
- a CDS encoding TetR family transcriptional regulator, which produces MQSESASTGVRTRSQHQRRKRIVQAAAALASRGGVEAMQMRTVAERAGVALGTLYRYFPSKMDLVVAVVGEEIDLLETSIERRPPNAATASGRAVDVLMRATRGLMREPELADALIRSLIMADVDIPFGDRMAGLLLRVAGADLTVETATEEQFALAGSLSSVWVHELMEMLRGRRTYEQIQRRIEIAAERLLVDFQPSA; this is translated from the coding sequence ATGCAGAGCGAGTCGGCGTCCACGGGCGTCCGCACCAGAAGCCAGCACCAGCGGCGCAAGCGCATCGTCCAGGCCGCCGCGGCCCTCGCCTCGCGGGGCGGCGTCGAGGCGATGCAGATGCGGACCGTCGCCGAGCGTGCCGGGGTCGCGCTCGGCACGCTCTACCGATACTTCCCCTCCAAGATGGATCTCGTCGTCGCCGTCGTCGGCGAGGAGATCGATCTCCTGGAAACCAGCATCGAGCGCCGCCCGCCCAACGCCGCCACGGCCTCGGGGCGGGCCGTCGACGTCCTGATGCGCGCCACCCGGGGCCTGATGCGCGAGCCCGAGCTCGCCGACGCGCTCATCCGCTCGCTGATCATGGCCGATGTCGACATCCCGTTCGGCGACCGCATGGCGGGGCTGCTGCTCCGCGTCGCCGGAGCCGACCTCACCGTCGAGACCGCCACCGAGGAGCAGTTCGCCCTCGCGGGCTCGCTGTCCAGCGTCTGGGTGCACGAGCTCATGGAGATGCTCAGGGGCCGCCGCACGTACGAGCAGATCCAGCGCCGCATCGAGATCGCCGCCGAACGCCTGCTCGTCGACTTCCAGCCCTCCGCCTGA
- a CDS encoding acyl-CoA dehydrogenase family protein codes for MDFNLDETQTDLRDLAVDLLGREVTPARLEAHEKGGASYDAALWRSLAQAGLLGVCLPEEAGGAGLGPVEMAVVLREIGAHVAPVPAEQSLVAAQVITRYGSREQREALAPLADGEISLAVAPSEPGRDLGAPPVTTAHEDGAGWVLDGARGTTPYAAQAARILVPAATPAGVGLFLVNPAEAGLRPVPTSTGEPAAALTLEGTPGELVGAQDGTASGGLRRLALAGNIAVTSGVLAGALALTTEYIRTRRQFGRALAEFQAVTVQIADVYIAGRALDVAVWSGAWRLAEGADEEAEADLAVGALTAADQALRALYTCQHLHGGVGVDVTYPLHRYFAWGKHHAHLLGGVEARLDTIGALV; via the coding sequence GTGGACTTCAATCTCGACGAGACACAGACCGACCTGCGCGACCTCGCGGTCGACCTCCTCGGCAGGGAGGTGACCCCGGCCAGGCTCGAAGCCCACGAGAAGGGGGGCGCGTCCTACGACGCCGCACTGTGGCGATCCCTGGCCCAGGCGGGGCTGCTCGGCGTCTGCCTGCCCGAGGAGGCCGGAGGCGCGGGGCTCGGGCCGGTGGAGATGGCGGTCGTCCTGCGGGAGATCGGCGCCCACGTGGCCCCGGTCCCCGCCGAGCAGAGCCTGGTCGCGGCGCAGGTGATCACCAGGTACGGCTCCCGGGAGCAGCGCGAGGCGCTGGCCCCGCTGGCCGACGGTGAGATCTCGCTGGCCGTCGCCCCCTCAGAGCCGGGCCGTGACCTCGGTGCCCCGCCGGTCACGACCGCCCACGAGGACGGCGCCGGATGGGTGCTGGACGGCGCCAGGGGCACGACGCCCTACGCCGCCCAGGCCGCGAGGATCCTGGTCCCCGCTGCCACCCCCGCCGGGGTCGGCCTGTTCCTGGTGAACCCCGCGGAGGCGGGCCTGCGGCCGGTGCCGACCTCCACCGGCGAGCCCGCCGCCGCGCTCACCCTGGAGGGGACCCCCGGCGAGCTCGTCGGGGCCCAGGACGGTACGGCGTCCGGCGGCCTGCGGAGACTGGCGCTGGCCGGGAACATCGCCGTCACCTCCGGCGTGCTGGCCGGGGCGCTGGCGCTCACCACCGAGTACATCAGGACGCGCAGGCAGTTCGGCCGGGCGCTGGCCGAGTTCCAGGCGGTCACCGTGCAGATCGCCGACGTCTACATCGCCGGGCGGGCCCTGGACGTGGCCGTGTGGTCCGGAGCGTGGCGGCTGGCCGAGGGGGCGGACGAGGAGGCCGAGGCGGACCTCGCCGTCGGCGCCCTGACCGCGGCCGACCAGGCGCTGCGGGCGCTCTACACCTGCCAGCACCTGCACGGCGGGGTCGGCGTGGACGTGACCTACCCGCTGCACCGCTACTTCGCCTGGGGCAAGCACCACGCCCACCTGCTGGGCGGGGTGGAAGCCCGGCTCGACACGATCGGAGCGCTCGTCTGA
- a CDS encoding acyl-CoA dehydrogenase family protein has product MLIDLTPDQKRLRDELREYFRSCLTAEGRARISADPFGHAYMEHCRALGRDGKLGLGWPKEYGGGGYGPLEQQIFANEIARAEVPYPIITVQTVGPTLMQYGTAAQKEFFLPRILAGECHFAIGYSEPGAGTDLASLRTTAVRDGDHYVVNGQKIFTSGGHYAHYIWLAARTDPDAKKHRGITMMIADCSDPGYSWTPIITMDGNHHTNSTYYSDVRVPVDMVVGEENKGWDLIVNQLNHERVTLGPAGNIAHTYDRFLAWARRTGTIEEPAVRRALGQVYAYFRTNELLNWQVAANMDLGWLGAPDASATKVYGSERLQDVGRIVGEVLARFGDPSDPDTADLMERVDRGAKGALVLTFGGGVNEVQRELIAMLGLSLPRPPR; this is encoded by the coding sequence ATGCTGATCGACCTGACTCCCGACCAGAAGAGGCTCCGCGACGAGCTTCGCGAGTACTTCCGGTCGTGCCTCACCGCGGAAGGACGCGCGCGGATCTCCGCCGACCCGTTCGGCCACGCCTACATGGAGCACTGCCGCGCTCTCGGCCGCGACGGCAAGCTCGGGCTCGGCTGGCCCAAGGAGTACGGCGGCGGCGGGTACGGCCCGCTGGAGCAGCAGATCTTCGCCAACGAGATCGCCCGCGCCGAGGTGCCGTACCCGATCATCACCGTCCAGACCGTCGGGCCCACCCTCATGCAGTACGGGACGGCGGCGCAGAAGGAGTTCTTCCTGCCGCGCATCCTGGCCGGGGAGTGCCACTTCGCGATCGGCTACAGCGAGCCGGGGGCGGGCACCGACCTGGCCTCCCTACGCACCACCGCGGTCCGCGACGGCGACCACTACGTCGTCAACGGGCAGAAGATCTTCACTTCGGGCGGCCACTACGCCCACTACATCTGGCTCGCCGCCCGCACCGACCCGGACGCGAAGAAGCACCGCGGGATCACGATGATGATCGCCGACTGCTCCGACCCCGGCTACTCGTGGACCCCGATCATCACGATGGACGGGAACCACCACACCAACTCGACCTACTACTCCGACGTACGGGTGCCGGTGGACATGGTCGTGGGGGAGGAGAACAAGGGCTGGGACCTGATCGTCAACCAGCTCAACCACGAACGGGTCACGCTCGGCCCGGCGGGCAACATCGCCCACACCTACGACCGGTTCCTGGCCTGGGCCCGCCGCACCGGCACGATCGAGGAGCCCGCGGTCCGCAGGGCGCTCGGCCAGGTCTACGCCTACTTCCGGACGAACGAGCTGCTGAACTGGCAGGTCGCGGCCAACATGGACCTCGGCTGGCTGGGCGCCCCCGACGCCTCGGCCACCAAGGTGTACGGCTCCGAGCGGCTGCAGGACGTCGGCAGGATCGTCGGTGAGGTCCTGGCCCGTTTCGGCGACCCGTCGGACCCGGACACCGCGGACCTGATGGAGCGCGTGGACCGCGGGGCCAAGGGCGCGCTCGTGCTCACCTTCGGCGGCGGCGTCAACGAGGTCCAGCGCGAGCTCATCGCCATGCTCGGCCTGAGCCTGCCGAGGCCGCCCCGATGA